From a single Pelmatolapia mariae isolate MD_Pm_ZW linkage group LG20, Pm_UMD_F_2, whole genome shotgun sequence genomic region:
- the snphb gene encoding syntaphilin isoform X4 yields MSAPAPPNQRSTSVSRRRTPAAASNRDPYGNASLSSSSNSGSCKGSECSPTKGRHQKYTSCTDNHGIRPPPPEQYLTPLQQKEVCIRHLRAKLKETINTLQDRDTEIDELRGRLYRMQEDWVEEECHRVEAQLALKEARQEIQQLKQAVDTVRARLSDAGGISGDVGVQKYFQDINAQNHKLENLLLSMELAQAGLAKEAEAMPGCRTRVGGSAPASVSGESPGGVPKLTVGGRGSCSCDGSPARSLTRSSTYTKLSDQALADRNDNGSDFPCLSGDGTQDSGFVCCGESNIPSRADLLLEAAFLSEETASLLNSYTQTFSHSLPHSHPHSLPNSLSHTYSHTLPHSFPHNLSHSVPHTMPHSSTYEKLCTGEGLAPFRCGLGGVSCMSHPCLSHHHLYLHPLRETGIQTESCPIPTTAGYPSDLDTIAEQRTFRSQACSPTSTWMSDEGDEELDSITTTTSVTTATVMSTATEPIPKTPVVPSLPRSATVACSMESPVHKEKEYLEEEEKQEKEEKEKEAFVAEEQVEIVMIKLAEERQQMLMGSVGEKIEGQGAEEKPAQGKLCDLAEMPATWQGELKLRGCCGEGRQGGTSFENLGVVDTQQESCPLQESTQVETPHLSPSHQRSSPAIEQPHTIQPRRSTSHEEIGGVTVVEVHNEDNDNGETKEHGATGDTAEENGESSSSGTIQKSYWSRHFLVDLLAVAIPVVPTVAWLCRGPVREGQPMYHIGSLLRGCCTVALHSLRRGGGLRHYPAGGGDLGGSQI; encoded by the exons ATGTCTGCCCCTGCTCCGCCCAATCAGAGGTCTACATCGGTCTCTCGCCG GCGCACTCCGGCTGCGGCCAGTAATAGAGATCCCTATGGAAACGCTtctctcagcagcagcagcaactcaGGCTCATGTAAAGGCAGTGAATGCAGCCCAACCAAAGG ACGCCATCAGAAGTACACGTCATGTACAGACAACCATGGCATTCGGCCTCCTCCACCAGAGCAGTACCTCACACCCCTTCAGCAGAAGGAGGTGTGTATCCGACACCTGCGGGCCAAGCTAAAAGAAACCATCAACACCCTGCAAGACAG GGACACAGAAATAGATGAGTTGAGAGGCCGGCTTTACAGAATGCAGGAGGACTGGGTTGAAGAAGAGTGCCACCGCGTAGAGGCTCAGCTGGCCCTGAAGGAGGCGCGTCAGGAAATCCAGCAGCTCAAACAGGCTGTGGATACTGTTCGTGCCAGGCTGAGCGATGCCGGAGGTATCAGTGGAGATGTAGGGGTCCAGAAGTACTTTCAGGATATCAATGCTCAGAACCACAAGCTGGAAAACCTTTTGCTGAGTATGGAGTTGGCCCAGGCAGGATTAGCAAAGGAGGCGGAGGCTATGCCAGGCTGTCGGACCCGCGTTGGGGGTTCAGCACCAGCATCTGTTTCAGGAGAAAGTCCTGGCGGAGTACCCAAACTTACTGTAGGAGGAAGAGGGTCTTGCTCTTGTGATGGCTCCCCAGCCCGATCTTTAACTCGGAGTTCCACCTACACAAAGCTGAGTGATCAGGCACTGGCGGACCGCAATGACAACGGGTCGGACTTTCCTTGTCTCTCAGGCGACGGCACCCAGGACAGCGGCTTTGTGTGCTGTGGGGAGAGTAACATCCCCAGCCGGGCTGACCTTCTGCTGGAGGCCGCATTCCTTTCTGAGGAAACAGCATCTTTACTTAATTCCTACACGCAGACCTTCTCCCACTCTCTTCCCCATTCTCATCCCCACTCTCTGCCAAACTCACTGTCTCACACCTACTCACATACCTTACCTCATTCTTTCCCTCACAATTTGTCCCACTCTGTGCCGCATACTATGCCACACTCTTCTACGTATGAGAAGCTGTGCACAGGGGAGGGGCTGGCACCCTTTCGTTGTGGTCTGGGTGGAGTGAGCTGTATGAGCCACCCCTGCCTCTCCCACCACCATCTGTACCTGCACCCTTTAAGGGAGACTGGCATTCAGACAGAAAGCTGCCCCATCCCTACAACAGCAGGGTATCCCTCCGATCTGGACACCATCGCAGAGCAACGTACTTTCCGGTCCCAGGCCTGCAGCCCCACTTCAACCTGGATGTCTGATGAAGGGGACGAGGAGTTGGACTCCATTACCACCACAACTTCAGTAACCACAGCAACAGTCATGAGTACAGCAACAGAGCCAATCCCCAAAACTCCAGTGGTCCCATCTTTACCACGGTCCGCCACTGTTGCGTGTTCCATGGAAAGTCCTGTGCATAAAGAGAAAGAGTAtttagaggaggaggaaaagcaggagaaagaggaaaaagagaaggaaGCTTTTGTGGCAGAAGAGCAGGTGGAGATAGTTATGATCAAACTGGCAGAAGAAAGGCAACAGATGCTGATGGGTTCAGTGGGAGAGAAGATAGAAGGGCAGGGTGCGGAAGAGAAGCCGGCTCAAGGAAAACTCTGTGATCTTGCTGAGATGCCAGCAACATGGCAGGGTGAGCTTAAGTTAAGAGGATGCTGTGGAGAAGGCAGGCAGGGTGGGACATCATTTGAAAACCTCGGAGTTGTGGACACGCAGCAAGAAAGCTGTCCTTTACAAGAATCAACCCAGGTAGAGACACCTCACCTGAGTCCGAGTCACCAGAGATCTTCTCCAGCTATAGAACAGCCTCACACAATCCAGCCAAGAAGGTCTACTTCCCATGAGGAGATAGGTGGTGTTACAGTGGTGGAGGTGCACAATGAGGACAATGATAACGGTGAAACAAAAGAGCACGGTGCCACAGGGGACACTGCAGAAGAGAACGGAGAATCATCTAGCTCTGGGACGATTCAGAAAAGCTACTGGAGTCGTCACTTCCTAGTTGATCTGCTTGCGGTGGCCATTCCTGTGGTGCCGACGGTGGCGTGGCTCTGCCGCGGTCCAGTCCGGGAAGGACAACCAATGTATCACATAGGATCACTGCTGAGAGGCTGTTGCACTGTGGCGTTGCACTCACTGCGCAGGGGAGGCGGGCTGAGGCACTACCCCGCAGGCGGGGGAGACTTAGGGGGATCACAGATATAA
- the snphb gene encoding syntaphilin isoform X2 — MSAPAPPNQRSTSVSRRFDYCRFIELDYVPMESSYMVSMRPTKGYVSTKSPTKGYASTKSPDRHGRSTNSPSTPRSRRTPAAASNRDPYGNASLSSSSNSGSCKGSECSPTKGRHQKYTSCTDNHGIRPPPPEQYLTPLQQKEVCIRHLRAKLKETINTLQDRDTEIDELRGRLYRMQEDWVEEECHRVEAQLALKEARQEIQQLKQAVDTVRARLSDAGGISGDVGVQKYFQDINAQNHKLENLLLSMELAQAGLAKEAEAMPGCRTRVGGSAPASVSGESPGGVPKLTVGGRGSCSCDGSPARSLTRSSTYTKLSDQALADRNDNGSDFPCLSGDGTQDSGFVCCGESNIPSRADLLLEAAFLSEETASLLNSYTQTFSHSLPHSHPHSLPNSLSHTYSHTLPHSFPHNLSHSVPHTMPHSSTYEKLCTGEGLAPFRCGLGGVSCMSHPCLSHHHLYLHPLRETGIQTESCPIPTTAGYPSDLDTIAEQRTFRSQACSPTSTWMSDEGDEELDSITTTTSVTTATVMSTATEPIPKTPVVPSLPRSATVACSMESPVHKEKEYLEEEEKQEKEEKEKEAFVAEEQVEIVMIKLAEERQQMLMGSVGEKIEGQGAEEKPAQGKLCDLAEMPATWQGELKLRGCCGEGRQGGTSFENLGVVDTQQESCPLQESTQVETPHLSPSHQRSSPAIEQPHTIQPRRSTSHEEIGGVTVVEVHNEDNDNGETKEHGATGDTAEENGESSSSGTIQKSYWSRHFLVDLLAVAIPVVPTVAWLCRGPVREGQPMYHIGSLLRGCCTVALHSLRRGGGLRHYPAGGGDLGGSQI; from the exons ATGTCTGCCCCTGCTCCGCCCAATCAGAGGTCTACATCGGTCTCTCGCCG GTTTGACTACTGCAGGTTCATAGAGTTAGACTACGTGCCCATGGAGTCAAGCTATATGGTGTCAATGCGCCCAACTAAAGGCTATGTATCGACCAAGTCACCGACCAAGGGATACGCTTCCACCAAGTCTCCGGATCGCCACGGTCGTTCAACAAACTCTCCCTCTACCCCTCGCTCCCG GCGCACTCCGGCTGCGGCCAGTAATAGAGATCCCTATGGAAACGCTtctctcagcagcagcagcaactcaGGCTCATGTAAAGGCAGTGAATGCAGCCCAACCAAAGG ACGCCATCAGAAGTACACGTCATGTACAGACAACCATGGCATTCGGCCTCCTCCACCAGAGCAGTACCTCACACCCCTTCAGCAGAAGGAGGTGTGTATCCGACACCTGCGGGCCAAGCTAAAAGAAACCATCAACACCCTGCAAGACAG GGACACAGAAATAGATGAGTTGAGAGGCCGGCTTTACAGAATGCAGGAGGACTGGGTTGAAGAAGAGTGCCACCGCGTAGAGGCTCAGCTGGCCCTGAAGGAGGCGCGTCAGGAAATCCAGCAGCTCAAACAGGCTGTGGATACTGTTCGTGCCAGGCTGAGCGATGCCGGAGGTATCAGTGGAGATGTAGGGGTCCAGAAGTACTTTCAGGATATCAATGCTCAGAACCACAAGCTGGAAAACCTTTTGCTGAGTATGGAGTTGGCCCAGGCAGGATTAGCAAAGGAGGCGGAGGCTATGCCAGGCTGTCGGACCCGCGTTGGGGGTTCAGCACCAGCATCTGTTTCAGGAGAAAGTCCTGGCGGAGTACCCAAACTTACTGTAGGAGGAAGAGGGTCTTGCTCTTGTGATGGCTCCCCAGCCCGATCTTTAACTCGGAGTTCCACCTACACAAAGCTGAGTGATCAGGCACTGGCGGACCGCAATGACAACGGGTCGGACTTTCCTTGTCTCTCAGGCGACGGCACCCAGGACAGCGGCTTTGTGTGCTGTGGGGAGAGTAACATCCCCAGCCGGGCTGACCTTCTGCTGGAGGCCGCATTCCTTTCTGAGGAAACAGCATCTTTACTTAATTCCTACACGCAGACCTTCTCCCACTCTCTTCCCCATTCTCATCCCCACTCTCTGCCAAACTCACTGTCTCACACCTACTCACATACCTTACCTCATTCTTTCCCTCACAATTTGTCCCACTCTGTGCCGCATACTATGCCACACTCTTCTACGTATGAGAAGCTGTGCACAGGGGAGGGGCTGGCACCCTTTCGTTGTGGTCTGGGTGGAGTGAGCTGTATGAGCCACCCCTGCCTCTCCCACCACCATCTGTACCTGCACCCTTTAAGGGAGACTGGCATTCAGACAGAAAGCTGCCCCATCCCTACAACAGCAGGGTATCCCTCCGATCTGGACACCATCGCAGAGCAACGTACTTTCCGGTCCCAGGCCTGCAGCCCCACTTCAACCTGGATGTCTGATGAAGGGGACGAGGAGTTGGACTCCATTACCACCACAACTTCAGTAACCACAGCAACAGTCATGAGTACAGCAACAGAGCCAATCCCCAAAACTCCAGTGGTCCCATCTTTACCACGGTCCGCCACTGTTGCGTGTTCCATGGAAAGTCCTGTGCATAAAGAGAAAGAGTAtttagaggaggaggaaaagcaggagaaagaggaaaaagagaaggaaGCTTTTGTGGCAGAAGAGCAGGTGGAGATAGTTATGATCAAACTGGCAGAAGAAAGGCAACAGATGCTGATGGGTTCAGTGGGAGAGAAGATAGAAGGGCAGGGTGCGGAAGAGAAGCCGGCTCAAGGAAAACTCTGTGATCTTGCTGAGATGCCAGCAACATGGCAGGGTGAGCTTAAGTTAAGAGGATGCTGTGGAGAAGGCAGGCAGGGTGGGACATCATTTGAAAACCTCGGAGTTGTGGACACGCAGCAAGAAAGCTGTCCTTTACAAGAATCAACCCAGGTAGAGACACCTCACCTGAGTCCGAGTCACCAGAGATCTTCTCCAGCTATAGAACAGCCTCACACAATCCAGCCAAGAAGGTCTACTTCCCATGAGGAGATAGGTGGTGTTACAGTGGTGGAGGTGCACAATGAGGACAATGATAACGGTGAAACAAAAGAGCACGGTGCCACAGGGGACACTGCAGAAGAGAACGGAGAATCATCTAGCTCTGGGACGATTCAGAAAAGCTACTGGAGTCGTCACTTCCTAGTTGATCTGCTTGCGGTGGCCATTCCTGTGGTGCCGACGGTGGCGTGGCTCTGCCGCGGTCCAGTCCGGGAAGGACAACCAATGTATCACATAGGATCACTGCTGAGAGGCTGTTGCACTGTGGCGTTGCACTCACTGCGCAGGGGAGGCGGGCTGAGGCACTACCCCGCAGGCGGGGGAGACTTAGGGGGATCACAGATATAA
- the snphb gene encoding syntaphilin isoform X3 encodes MSAPAPPNQRSTSVSRRFNPLKVLQPKRRLQQILASSPVPVPKPASGSGTAVPAATAPVAIPVPAPPARTPAAASNRDPYGNASLSSSSNSGSCKGSECSPTKGRHQKYTSCTDNHGIRPPPPEQYLTPLQQKEVCIRHLRAKLKETINTLQDRDTEIDELRGRLYRMQEDWVEEECHRVEAQLALKEARQEIQQLKQAVDTVRARLSDAGGISGDVGVQKYFQDINAQNHKLENLLLSMELAQAGLAKEAEAMPGCRTRVGGSAPASVSGESPGGVPKLTVGGRGSCSCDGSPARSLTRSSTYTKLSDQALADRNDNGSDFPCLSGDGTQDSGFVCCGESNIPSRADLLLEAAFLSEETASLLNSYTQTFSHSLPHSHPHSLPNSLSHTYSHTLPHSFPHNLSHSVPHTMPHSSTYEKLCTGEGLAPFRCGLGGVSCMSHPCLSHHHLYLHPLRETGIQTESCPIPTTAGYPSDLDTIAEQRTFRSQACSPTSTWMSDEGDEELDSITTTTSVTTATVMSTATEPIPKTPVVPSLPRSATVACSMESPVHKEKEYLEEEEKQEKEEKEKEAFVAEEQVEIVMIKLAEERQQMLMGSVGEKIEGQGAEEKPAQGKLCDLAEMPATWQGELKLRGCCGEGRQGGTSFENLGVVDTQQESCPLQESTQVETPHLSPSHQRSSPAIEQPHTIQPRRSTSHEEIGGVTVVEVHNEDNDNGETKEHGATGDTAEENGESSSSGTIQKSYWSRHFLVDLLAVAIPVVPTVAWLCRGPVREGQPMYHIGSLLRGCCTVALHSLRRGGGLRHYPAGGGDLGGSQI; translated from the exons ATGTCTGCCCCTGCTCCGCCCAATCAGAGGTCTACATCGGTCTCTCGCCG ATTCAACCCTCTGAAGGTGCTGCAGCCCAAACGTCGCTTGCAGCAAATACTGGCGTCCTCGCCCGTGCCGGTACCCAAGCCGGCGTCTGGGTCGGGGACTGCTGTGCCAGCCGCCACAGCACCAGTGGCCATTCCTGTGCCCGCGCCCCCTGC GCGCACTCCGGCTGCGGCCAGTAATAGAGATCCCTATGGAAACGCTtctctcagcagcagcagcaactcaGGCTCATGTAAAGGCAGTGAATGCAGCCCAACCAAAGG ACGCCATCAGAAGTACACGTCATGTACAGACAACCATGGCATTCGGCCTCCTCCACCAGAGCAGTACCTCACACCCCTTCAGCAGAAGGAGGTGTGTATCCGACACCTGCGGGCCAAGCTAAAAGAAACCATCAACACCCTGCAAGACAG GGACACAGAAATAGATGAGTTGAGAGGCCGGCTTTACAGAATGCAGGAGGACTGGGTTGAAGAAGAGTGCCACCGCGTAGAGGCTCAGCTGGCCCTGAAGGAGGCGCGTCAGGAAATCCAGCAGCTCAAACAGGCTGTGGATACTGTTCGTGCCAGGCTGAGCGATGCCGGAGGTATCAGTGGAGATGTAGGGGTCCAGAAGTACTTTCAGGATATCAATGCTCAGAACCACAAGCTGGAAAACCTTTTGCTGAGTATGGAGTTGGCCCAGGCAGGATTAGCAAAGGAGGCGGAGGCTATGCCAGGCTGTCGGACCCGCGTTGGGGGTTCAGCACCAGCATCTGTTTCAGGAGAAAGTCCTGGCGGAGTACCCAAACTTACTGTAGGAGGAAGAGGGTCTTGCTCTTGTGATGGCTCCCCAGCCCGATCTTTAACTCGGAGTTCCACCTACACAAAGCTGAGTGATCAGGCACTGGCGGACCGCAATGACAACGGGTCGGACTTTCCTTGTCTCTCAGGCGACGGCACCCAGGACAGCGGCTTTGTGTGCTGTGGGGAGAGTAACATCCCCAGCCGGGCTGACCTTCTGCTGGAGGCCGCATTCCTTTCTGAGGAAACAGCATCTTTACTTAATTCCTACACGCAGACCTTCTCCCACTCTCTTCCCCATTCTCATCCCCACTCTCTGCCAAACTCACTGTCTCACACCTACTCACATACCTTACCTCATTCTTTCCCTCACAATTTGTCCCACTCTGTGCCGCATACTATGCCACACTCTTCTACGTATGAGAAGCTGTGCACAGGGGAGGGGCTGGCACCCTTTCGTTGTGGTCTGGGTGGAGTGAGCTGTATGAGCCACCCCTGCCTCTCCCACCACCATCTGTACCTGCACCCTTTAAGGGAGACTGGCATTCAGACAGAAAGCTGCCCCATCCCTACAACAGCAGGGTATCCCTCCGATCTGGACACCATCGCAGAGCAACGTACTTTCCGGTCCCAGGCCTGCAGCCCCACTTCAACCTGGATGTCTGATGAAGGGGACGAGGAGTTGGACTCCATTACCACCACAACTTCAGTAACCACAGCAACAGTCATGAGTACAGCAACAGAGCCAATCCCCAAAACTCCAGTGGTCCCATCTTTACCACGGTCCGCCACTGTTGCGTGTTCCATGGAAAGTCCTGTGCATAAAGAGAAAGAGTAtttagaggaggaggaaaagcaggagaaagaggaaaaagagaaggaaGCTTTTGTGGCAGAAGAGCAGGTGGAGATAGTTATGATCAAACTGGCAGAAGAAAGGCAACAGATGCTGATGGGTTCAGTGGGAGAGAAGATAGAAGGGCAGGGTGCGGAAGAGAAGCCGGCTCAAGGAAAACTCTGTGATCTTGCTGAGATGCCAGCAACATGGCAGGGTGAGCTTAAGTTAAGAGGATGCTGTGGAGAAGGCAGGCAGGGTGGGACATCATTTGAAAACCTCGGAGTTGTGGACACGCAGCAAGAAAGCTGTCCTTTACAAGAATCAACCCAGGTAGAGACACCTCACCTGAGTCCGAGTCACCAGAGATCTTCTCCAGCTATAGAACAGCCTCACACAATCCAGCCAAGAAGGTCTACTTCCCATGAGGAGATAGGTGGTGTTACAGTGGTGGAGGTGCACAATGAGGACAATGATAACGGTGAAACAAAAGAGCACGGTGCCACAGGGGACACTGCAGAAGAGAACGGAGAATCATCTAGCTCTGGGACGATTCAGAAAAGCTACTGGAGTCGTCACTTCCTAGTTGATCTGCTTGCGGTGGCCATTCCTGTGGTGCCGACGGTGGCGTGGCTCTGCCGCGGTCCAGTCCGGGAAGGACAACCAATGTATCACATAGGATCACTGCTGAGAGGCTGTTGCACTGTGGCGTTGCACTCACTGCGCAGGGGAGGCGGGCTGAGGCACTACCCCGCAGGCGGGGGAGACTTAGGGGGATCACAGATATAA
- the snphb gene encoding syntaphilin isoform X1 translates to MSAPAPPNQRSTSVSRRFNPLKVLQPKRRLQQILASSPVPVPKPASGSGTAVPAATAPVAIPVPAPPAFDYCRFIELDYVPMESSYMVSMRPTKGYVSTKSPTKGYASTKSPDRHGRSTNSPSTPRSRRTPAAASNRDPYGNASLSSSSNSGSCKGSECSPTKGRHQKYTSCTDNHGIRPPPPEQYLTPLQQKEVCIRHLRAKLKETINTLQDRDTEIDELRGRLYRMQEDWVEEECHRVEAQLALKEARQEIQQLKQAVDTVRARLSDAGGISGDVGVQKYFQDINAQNHKLENLLLSMELAQAGLAKEAEAMPGCRTRVGGSAPASVSGESPGGVPKLTVGGRGSCSCDGSPARSLTRSSTYTKLSDQALADRNDNGSDFPCLSGDGTQDSGFVCCGESNIPSRADLLLEAAFLSEETASLLNSYTQTFSHSLPHSHPHSLPNSLSHTYSHTLPHSFPHNLSHSVPHTMPHSSTYEKLCTGEGLAPFRCGLGGVSCMSHPCLSHHHLYLHPLRETGIQTESCPIPTTAGYPSDLDTIAEQRTFRSQACSPTSTWMSDEGDEELDSITTTTSVTTATVMSTATEPIPKTPVVPSLPRSATVACSMESPVHKEKEYLEEEEKQEKEEKEKEAFVAEEQVEIVMIKLAEERQQMLMGSVGEKIEGQGAEEKPAQGKLCDLAEMPATWQGELKLRGCCGEGRQGGTSFENLGVVDTQQESCPLQESTQVETPHLSPSHQRSSPAIEQPHTIQPRRSTSHEEIGGVTVVEVHNEDNDNGETKEHGATGDTAEENGESSSSGTIQKSYWSRHFLVDLLAVAIPVVPTVAWLCRGPVREGQPMYHIGSLLRGCCTVALHSLRRGGGLRHYPAGGGDLGGSQI, encoded by the exons ATGTCTGCCCCTGCTCCGCCCAATCAGAGGTCTACATCGGTCTCTCGCCG ATTCAACCCTCTGAAGGTGCTGCAGCCCAAACGTCGCTTGCAGCAAATACTGGCGTCCTCGCCCGTGCCGGTACCCAAGCCGGCGTCTGGGTCGGGGACTGCTGTGCCAGCCGCCACAGCACCAGTGGCCATTCCTGTGCCCGCGCCCCCTGC GTTTGACTACTGCAGGTTCATAGAGTTAGACTACGTGCCCATGGAGTCAAGCTATATGGTGTCAATGCGCCCAACTAAAGGCTATGTATCGACCAAGTCACCGACCAAGGGATACGCTTCCACCAAGTCTCCGGATCGCCACGGTCGTTCAACAAACTCTCCCTCTACCCCTCGCTCCCG GCGCACTCCGGCTGCGGCCAGTAATAGAGATCCCTATGGAAACGCTtctctcagcagcagcagcaactcaGGCTCATGTAAAGGCAGTGAATGCAGCCCAACCAAAGG ACGCCATCAGAAGTACACGTCATGTACAGACAACCATGGCATTCGGCCTCCTCCACCAGAGCAGTACCTCACACCCCTTCAGCAGAAGGAGGTGTGTATCCGACACCTGCGGGCCAAGCTAAAAGAAACCATCAACACCCTGCAAGACAG GGACACAGAAATAGATGAGTTGAGAGGCCGGCTTTACAGAATGCAGGAGGACTGGGTTGAAGAAGAGTGCCACCGCGTAGAGGCTCAGCTGGCCCTGAAGGAGGCGCGTCAGGAAATCCAGCAGCTCAAACAGGCTGTGGATACTGTTCGTGCCAGGCTGAGCGATGCCGGAGGTATCAGTGGAGATGTAGGGGTCCAGAAGTACTTTCAGGATATCAATGCTCAGAACCACAAGCTGGAAAACCTTTTGCTGAGTATGGAGTTGGCCCAGGCAGGATTAGCAAAGGAGGCGGAGGCTATGCCAGGCTGTCGGACCCGCGTTGGGGGTTCAGCACCAGCATCTGTTTCAGGAGAAAGTCCTGGCGGAGTACCCAAACTTACTGTAGGAGGAAGAGGGTCTTGCTCTTGTGATGGCTCCCCAGCCCGATCTTTAACTCGGAGTTCCACCTACACAAAGCTGAGTGATCAGGCACTGGCGGACCGCAATGACAACGGGTCGGACTTTCCTTGTCTCTCAGGCGACGGCACCCAGGACAGCGGCTTTGTGTGCTGTGGGGAGAGTAACATCCCCAGCCGGGCTGACCTTCTGCTGGAGGCCGCATTCCTTTCTGAGGAAACAGCATCTTTACTTAATTCCTACACGCAGACCTTCTCCCACTCTCTTCCCCATTCTCATCCCCACTCTCTGCCAAACTCACTGTCTCACACCTACTCACATACCTTACCTCATTCTTTCCCTCACAATTTGTCCCACTCTGTGCCGCATACTATGCCACACTCTTCTACGTATGAGAAGCTGTGCACAGGGGAGGGGCTGGCACCCTTTCGTTGTGGTCTGGGTGGAGTGAGCTGTATGAGCCACCCCTGCCTCTCCCACCACCATCTGTACCTGCACCCTTTAAGGGAGACTGGCATTCAGACAGAAAGCTGCCCCATCCCTACAACAGCAGGGTATCCCTCCGATCTGGACACCATCGCAGAGCAACGTACTTTCCGGTCCCAGGCCTGCAGCCCCACTTCAACCTGGATGTCTGATGAAGGGGACGAGGAGTTGGACTCCATTACCACCACAACTTCAGTAACCACAGCAACAGTCATGAGTACAGCAACAGAGCCAATCCCCAAAACTCCAGTGGTCCCATCTTTACCACGGTCCGCCACTGTTGCGTGTTCCATGGAAAGTCCTGTGCATAAAGAGAAAGAGTAtttagaggaggaggaaaagcaggagaaagaggaaaaagagaaggaaGCTTTTGTGGCAGAAGAGCAGGTGGAGATAGTTATGATCAAACTGGCAGAAGAAAGGCAACAGATGCTGATGGGTTCAGTGGGAGAGAAGATAGAAGGGCAGGGTGCGGAAGAGAAGCCGGCTCAAGGAAAACTCTGTGATCTTGCTGAGATGCCAGCAACATGGCAGGGTGAGCTTAAGTTAAGAGGATGCTGTGGAGAAGGCAGGCAGGGTGGGACATCATTTGAAAACCTCGGAGTTGTGGACACGCAGCAAGAAAGCTGTCCTTTACAAGAATCAACCCAGGTAGAGACACCTCACCTGAGTCCGAGTCACCAGAGATCTTCTCCAGCTATAGAACAGCCTCACACAATCCAGCCAAGAAGGTCTACTTCCCATGAGGAGATAGGTGGTGTTACAGTGGTGGAGGTGCACAATGAGGACAATGATAACGGTGAAACAAAAGAGCACGGTGCCACAGGGGACACTGCAGAAGAGAACGGAGAATCATCTAGCTCTGGGACGATTCAGAAAAGCTACTGGAGTCGTCACTTCCTAGTTGATCTGCTTGCGGTGGCCATTCCTGTGGTGCCGACGGTGGCGTGGCTCTGCCGCGGTCCAGTCCGGGAAGGACAACCAATGTATCACATAGGATCACTGCTGAGAGGCTGTTGCACTGTGGCGTTGCACTCACTGCGCAGGGGAGGCGGGCTGAGGCACTACCCCGCAGGCGGGGGAGACTTAGGGGGATCACAGATATAA